The following are encoded together in the Streptomyces sp. NBC_01465 genome:
- a CDS encoding nitroreductase/quinone reductase family protein, producing the protein MSERLQRNQLVIDEFRSAGGVVGGDFAGTPLLLLTTTGARTGEQHTMPLLYLKDGERLVVFGANGGREHHPGWYHNLLADPSALVEIGKGSFKVTAAATEGEERARLWAQQLPLTPYFADFATRAGSRIIPVVVLTRSDV; encoded by the coding sequence ATGTCAGAGCGACTGCAACGCAATCAACTGGTGATCGACGAATTCCGCTCGGCGGGAGGCGTGGTGGGCGGCGACTTCGCCGGAACGCCTCTGCTGCTCCTCACCACCACCGGCGCGCGCACCGGCGAGCAGCACACGATGCCGCTGCTGTACCTGAAGGACGGCGAACGCCTGGTGGTCTTCGGCGCCAACGGCGGTCGGGAGCACCACCCGGGCTGGTACCACAACCTCCTGGCCGACCCGTCGGCCCTGGTGGAGATCGGCAAGGGCTCCTTCAAGGTGACGGCGGCAGCGACGGAGGGCGAGGAGCGCGCCAGGCTCTGGGCCCAACAGCTCCCGCTCACCCCGTACTTCGCGGACTTCGCGACCCGCGCAGGCAGCCGGATCATCCCGGTCGTCGTCCTTACACGGTCGGACGTCTGA
- a CDS encoding GNAT family N-acetyltransferase: protein MTAARPAGGRITPLRPEHAQQVLAIYQLGVDEGNATFETVAPDWERFDATRLPEHRLVALDAQERVLGWTAVVPVSDRCAYAGVVEHSVYVAPEARGRGAGLALLTALLASTDAAGIWTVQSGVFPENDASLALHRKAGFRVIGTRERIGLHHGRWRDVVLVERRSPTVR, encoded by the coding sequence ATGACCGCCGCACGGCCGGCCGGGGGTCGCATCACACCCCTGCGCCCCGAACACGCCCAGCAGGTTCTGGCGATCTATCAACTCGGCGTCGACGAGGGCAACGCCACGTTCGAGACCGTCGCACCGGACTGGGAACGGTTCGACGCGACCAGGCTGCCCGAGCACCGCCTGGTCGCGCTCGATGCGCAGGAGCGCGTACTGGGCTGGACCGCCGTGGTTCCGGTCTCCGACCGCTGCGCCTACGCCGGCGTGGTCGAGCACTCCGTCTACGTAGCCCCCGAAGCCCGTGGGCGCGGTGCGGGACTCGCCCTGCTGACCGCGCTCCTGGCGTCCACCGACGCCGCCGGGATCTGGACGGTGCAGTCCGGCGTCTTCCCCGAGAACGACGCCAGCCTCGCCCTGCACCGGAAGGCCGGGTTCCGCGTCATCGGCACCCGCGAGCGCATCGGTCTGCACCACGGCCGGTGGCGGGACGTCGTCCTCGTCGAACGCCGCAGCCCGACCGTGCGCTGA
- a CDS encoding arsenate reductase ArsC codes for MPEPGTPSVPSVLFVCVHNAGRSQMAAAFLTHLAAGRVAVRSAGSAPADAVNPAAVTAMAEAGVDMSAERPKVLTTEAVQASDVVITMGCGDSCPVFPGKRYVDWKLEDPAGQGVEAVRPIRDEIERRVRGLLAELGIEAP; via the coding sequence ATGCCTGAGCCAGGAACGCCGTCCGTACCGTCGGTGCTGTTCGTGTGCGTCCATAACGCGGGCCGCTCACAGATGGCCGCCGCCTTCCTCACGCACCTCGCGGCCGGCCGGGTCGCGGTCCGCTCGGCCGGCTCCGCTCCGGCCGACGCCGTGAATCCGGCAGCCGTAACGGCCATGGCGGAGGCGGGCGTCGACATGTCCGCCGAACGCCCGAAGGTGCTGACCACGGAGGCCGTCCAGGCGTCCGACGTGGTGATCACCATGGGCTGCGGCGACTCCTGCCCGGTCTTTCCCGGGAAGAGGTACGTGGACTGGAAGCTCGAAGACCCCGCCGGTCAGGGCGTCGAAGCGGTCCGCCCGATCCGGGACGAGATCGAGCGGCGCGTCCGTGGTCTGCTCGCCGAACTCGGAATCGAGGCACCATGA
- the arsB gene encoding ACR3 family arsenite efflux transporter — translation MSSGAGRLSFLDRFLAVWILCAMGVGLGLGRIVPGLGDALARVTVTGVSLPIALGLLVMMYPVLAKVRYDRLDTVTRDRRLLVPSLVLNWVVGPALMFALAWVFLPDLPAYRTGLIIVGLARCIAMVVIWNDLACGDREAAAVLVALNSVFQVVAFAALGWFYLDVLPGALGLEQTSLDVSVWEIARSVLIFLGIPLLAGYLTRRLGERARGRTWYETKLVPRIGPYALYGLLFTIVVLFALQGDAITSKPLDVARIALPLLVYFALMWAGSMAVGRAVGLDYPKATTLAFTAAGNNFELAIAVAIATFGATSGQALAGVVGPLIEVPVLIGLVHVALASRRYFPEPTAALHPKDSAHA, via the coding sequence TTGAGCTCCGGCGCGGGTCGTCTGTCGTTCCTCGACCGCTTCCTCGCCGTGTGGATCCTGTGCGCGATGGGCGTCGGTCTCGGCCTGGGGCGCATCGTTCCGGGCCTGGGGGACGCGCTGGCGAGGGTCACCGTCACCGGAGTCTCGCTGCCGATCGCTCTCGGGCTGCTGGTGATGATGTACCCGGTCCTCGCGAAGGTCCGCTACGACCGGCTGGACACCGTCACCCGCGACCGGCGTCTCCTCGTCCCCTCGCTCGTCCTGAACTGGGTTGTCGGGCCTGCGCTGATGTTCGCCCTCGCCTGGGTCTTCCTGCCCGACCTGCCCGCGTACCGGACCGGCCTGATCATCGTCGGACTGGCGCGCTGCATCGCCATGGTCGTCATCTGGAACGACCTCGCGTGCGGCGACCGCGAGGCCGCCGCGGTGCTCGTCGCCCTGAACTCCGTGTTCCAGGTCGTCGCGTTCGCCGCCCTGGGCTGGTTCTACCTGGACGTGCTGCCCGGTGCGCTGGGGCTGGAGCAGACCTCGCTCGACGTATCGGTGTGGGAGATCGCCCGCTCTGTGCTCATCTTCCTCGGCATTCCGCTGCTCGCCGGGTACCTCACCCGCCGCCTGGGCGAGAGGGCCAGGGGCCGCACCTGGTACGAGACGAAGCTGGTCCCCCGCATCGGTCCGTACGCCCTGTACGGGCTGCTCTTCACGATCGTGGTGCTGTTCGCGCTGCAGGGCGACGCGATCACCTCCAAGCCCCTGGACGTCGCGCGGATCGCGCTGCCGCTGCTGGTGTACTTCGCGCTGATGTGGGCGGGGTCGATGGCGGTGGGCCGCGCGGTCGGCCTGGACTATCCGAAGGCGACGACACTGGCGTTCACCGCGGCCGGCAACAACTTCGAACTGGCCATCGCGGTCGCCATCGCCACGTTCGGCGCCACGTCGGGCCAGGCTCTGGCCGGGGTCGTCGGCCCGCTCATCGAAGTCCCGGTTCTGATCGGCCTGGTCCACGTCGCGCTGGCCAGCCGCCGCTACTTCCCCGAGCCGACAGCGGCTCTCCACCCGAAGGACTCCGCGCATGCCTGA
- a CDS encoding ArsR/SmtB family transcription factor — MSKQKLELVVLGQDDGAAGCCPTPLLTAPLDEDQAADLAKVFKALGDPVRLRLLSMIASRAGGEVCVCDLTPAFELSQPTISHHLKLLREAGLIASERRGTWVYYRLLPETTDRLAAVLTRRAGALS, encoded by the coding sequence ATGTCGAAACAAAAGTTGGAGCTGGTGGTCCTCGGGCAGGACGACGGCGCCGCAGGCTGCTGCCCCACTCCCCTGCTGACCGCCCCGCTGGACGAGGATCAGGCCGCCGATCTGGCGAAGGTGTTCAAGGCGCTCGGAGATCCGGTACGGCTGCGACTCCTGTCGATGATCGCCTCCCGTGCGGGCGGCGAGGTGTGCGTCTGTGACCTCACGCCGGCCTTCGAGCTGTCGCAGCCGACGATCTCCCACCATCTGAAGCTGCTGCGCGAGGCGGGGCTCATCGCCTCGGAGCGCCGGGGGACGTGGGTGTACTACCGGCTGCTCCCGGAGACCACCGACCGCCTCGCCGCGGTCCTCACCCGCCGTGCCGGGGCGCTCTCTTGA
- a CDS encoding ArsI/CadI family heavy metal resistance metalloenzyme — MSRAQLALNVADLEASVAFYSKLFGTEPAKRRPGYANFAITTPPLKLVLIEGEPGQETRLDHLGVEVDTTDEVTAATTRLKDAGLATFEENDTSCCYALQDKVWVHGPGKEPWEVYVVKADADQLGKGAAPEAEACCCGS; from the coding sequence ATGTCCCGTGCACAGCTCGCGCTCAACGTCGCCGACCTCGAAGCGTCGGTCGCCTTCTACTCCAAGCTCTTCGGCACCGAACCCGCCAAGCGCCGCCCCGGATACGCCAACTTCGCGATCACCACCCCGCCGCTCAAGCTCGTCCTCATCGAGGGCGAACCCGGCCAGGAGACCCGCCTGGACCACCTCGGCGTCGAGGTCGACACCACCGACGAGGTCACCGCCGCCACCACCCGCCTCAAGGACGCAGGCCTCGCGACGTTCGAGGAGAACGACACCTCCTGCTGCTACGCCCTCCAGGACAAGGTCTGGGTCCACGGCCCCGGCAAGGAGCCGTGGGAGGTCTACGTCGTCAAGGCCGACGCCGATCAACTGGGCAAGGGCGCCGCCCCGGAGGCCGAGGCCTGCTGCTGCGGAAGTTGA
- a CDS encoding VOC family protein, with amino-acid sequence MTSQLFAICFHATRPPALAQFWSGVLGWKPAESQDDDGVTILPPDGAGFRIRFLPSQEPKTRQNQAHFDLTSATPEAQQQTVARALELGGKHIDVGQLPEESHVVLADPDGNEFCVIPAGNKFLADTGFIGALSCDGTQAVGYFWSEALGWPLVWDQDEETAIQSPDGGTKITWGGPPVAPKTGTNRLYLELALPAGADREAEIDRLIALGATRTDTGALLDPDGNEFSVRQPQ; translated from the coding sequence ATGACCAGTCAACTGTTCGCGATCTGCTTCCACGCGACCCGGCCCCCGGCCCTGGCGCAGTTCTGGTCCGGGGTCCTGGGCTGGAAGCCGGCCGAAAGCCAGGACGACGACGGCGTCACGATCCTGCCCCCCGACGGCGCCGGCTTCCGCATCCGCTTCCTGCCGAGCCAGGAGCCCAAGACCCGCCAGAACCAGGCGCACTTCGACCTGACGAGCGCCACCCCCGAGGCCCAGCAGCAGACGGTGGCCAGGGCGCTGGAACTCGGCGGAAAGCACATCGACGTGGGCCAACTCCCCGAAGAGAGCCACGTGGTGCTCGCGGACCCGGACGGCAACGAGTTCTGCGTGATCCCGGCGGGCAACAAATTCCTCGCCGACACCGGATTCATCGGAGCACTGTCCTGCGACGGCACCCAGGCGGTCGGCTACTTCTGGAGCGAGGCCCTGGGCTGGCCGCTGGTCTGGGACCAGGACGAGGAGACCGCGATCCAGTCGCCGGACGGCGGCACGAAGATCACGTGGGGTGGCCCCCCGGTGGCGCCCAAGACAGGCACGAACAGGCTGTACTTGGAGCTGGCACTCCCCGCAGGCGCCGACCGCGAGGCGGAGATCGACCGCCTGATCGCACTCGGCGCGACGCGCACCGACACCGGAGCGCTGCTCGACCCCGACGGCAACGAGTTCTCCGTACGACAGCCCCAGTAG
- the sodN gene encoding superoxide dismutase, Ni, producing MLSRLFAPKVKVSAHCDLPCGVYDPAQARIEAESVKAVQEKMAANDDAHFQARAVVIKEQRAELAKHHVSVLWSDYFKPPHFEKYPELHQLVNDTLKALSAAKASTDPKTGEKALELIAEIDRIFWETKKA from the coding sequence ATGCTTTCCCGCCTGTTTGCCCCCAAGGTCAAGGTCAGCGCCCACTGCGACCTGCCCTGCGGTGTGTACGACCCGGCCCAGGCCCGTATCGAGGCCGAGTCGGTCAAGGCCGTGCAGGAGAAGATGGCCGCCAACGACGACGCGCACTTCCAGGCGCGCGCCGTTGTCATCAAGGAGCAGCGCGCGGAGCTTGCCAAGCACCACGTGTCGGTGCTCTGGAGCGACTACTTCAAGCCCCCGCACTTCGAGAAGTACCCGGAGCTGCACCAGCTGGTCAACGACACCCTGAAGGCCCTCTCGGCCGCCAAGGCGTCGACGGACCCGAAGACCGGTGAGAAGGCTCTTGAGCTCATCGCCGAGATCGACCGGATCTTCTGGGAGACGAAGAAGGCCTGA
- the sodX gene encoding nickel-type superoxide dismutase maturation protease produces the protein MTDLEREPRVPWGIAEVMGASMLPTLRQGDQVLVHYGAQLRPGDVAVLRHPLQQDLLIVKRLIERREDVGWWVLGDSLAENALDSRVFGTVPDELVLGRVRGRYRPVEAGRRRTVGVVLGWLCQSVRLVLSDRDVSKRLRAR, from the coding sequence ATGACGGATCTGGAGCGGGAGCCGCGTGTGCCGTGGGGTATCGCCGAGGTGATGGGGGCTTCCATGCTGCCCACACTGCGCCAGGGCGATCAGGTGCTCGTGCACTACGGGGCACAACTGCGGCCTGGGGACGTGGCGGTGCTGCGCCATCCCCTGCAGCAGGATCTGCTCATCGTGAAGCGGCTGATCGAGCGCCGCGAGGACGTGGGGTGGTGGGTGCTCGGCGACAGCCTCGCCGAGAACGCCCTGGACAGCCGGGTGTTCGGCACCGTCCCCGACGAACTCGTGCTCGGCCGGGTGCGCGGACGCTACCGGCCGGTGGAGGCCGGGCGCCGGCGGACGGTGGGTGTGGTCCTGGGGTGGCTCTGTCAGTCCGTACGGCTCGTGCTGTCGGACCGGGACGTTTCCAAGCGCTTGCGCGCGCGGTAG
- a CDS encoding CGNR zinc finger domain-containing protein encodes MELAYYSDYAVRLVNTEEPARNKDSLTSVEVIRELFGANVQASRRATDSDVTRFRSVRARLRAVFEAADGGDQTLAVDLLNSLLLEFPVSPQISGHDTPKEDGSPDWHMHLADHPSNVTAGYAAIASMGLAFHLTEYGVDRLGLCEAAPCRNAYLDTSTNRSRRYCSDRCATRANVAAYRARKRLETSRSDSTSRTD; translated from the coding sequence GTGGAACTGGCCTATTACTCGGATTACGCCGTACGTCTGGTCAACACCGAGGAGCCGGCCCGGAACAAGGACTCCCTCACCTCCGTGGAGGTGATCCGCGAGCTCTTCGGCGCCAATGTGCAGGCCTCCCGCCGGGCGACCGATTCCGACGTGACCCGCTTCCGTTCGGTACGGGCCAGGCTGCGCGCCGTCTTCGAGGCGGCGGACGGCGGCGACCAGACGCTCGCCGTGGACCTCCTGAACTCACTGCTCCTGGAGTTCCCGGTCTCCCCCCAGATCTCCGGCCACGACACCCCCAAGGAGGACGGCAGCCCGGACTGGCACATGCACCTGGCCGACCACCCCTCGAACGTCACGGCCGGCTATGCCGCGATCGCCTCCATGGGACTGGCCTTCCACCTCACCGAGTACGGGGTCGACCGCCTGGGCCTGTGCGAGGCAGCGCCGTGCCGCAACGCCTATCTCGACACCTCGACCAACCGCTCGCGCCGCTACTGCTCCGACCGCTGCGCGACCCGCGCCAACGTCGCCGCCTACCGCGCGCGCAAGCGCTTGGAAACGTCCCGGTCCGACAGCACGAGCCGTACGGACTGA
- a CDS encoding class I SAM-dependent methyltransferase has translation MTETVAGTDWAGWQRSWDRQQEVYLPDREERFRVMLDMVEALVGPEPRVLDLACGTGSITDRVLRRFPGAVSTGVDLDPALLAIAQGYFAGDDRVTFVTADLKDPAWTEKLPYESYDAVLTATALHWLHIEPLAALYGQIGQLVRDGGVFMNADHMTHEGTPRIDAAVRAGEERAMEAAKADGALDWREWWDVAGKDPALAEATARRYEIYGEHADGEMPPLDWHVATLKGAGFGEARGVWASPGDSLVLALK, from the coding sequence ATGACGGAGACAGTGGCGGGTACGGACTGGGCCGGCTGGCAGCGGAGCTGGGACCGCCAGCAGGAGGTCTACCTGCCCGACCGCGAGGAGCGGTTCCGGGTGATGCTGGACATGGTCGAGGCGCTGGTGGGACCCGAGCCGCGCGTACTGGACCTCGCGTGCGGTACGGGAAGTATTACGGACCGGGTGCTGCGGAGGTTCCCGGGAGCCGTCAGCACCGGCGTCGATCTCGACCCCGCCCTGCTGGCGATCGCGCAGGGGTACTTCGCCGGGGACGACCGCGTGACCTTCGTGACCGCGGACCTCAAGGACCCGGCGTGGACGGAGAAGCTGCCGTACGAGAGCTACGACGCCGTCCTCACCGCGACCGCCCTGCACTGGCTGCACATCGAACCCCTCGCCGCGCTGTACGGACAGATCGGCCAACTGGTGCGCGACGGGGGCGTGTTCATGAACGCCGACCACATGACCCACGAGGGCACGCCCCGTATCGACGCCGCCGTCAGGGCGGGCGAGGAGCGCGCCATGGAGGCCGCCAAGGCGGACGGCGCGCTCGACTGGCGCGAGTGGTGGGACGTCGCGGGGAAGGACCCGGCGCTGGCCGAGGCGACCGCGCGGCGGTACGAGATCTACGGGGAGCACGCGGACGGGGAGATGCCGCCGCTCGACTGGCACGTGGCGACCCTGAAGGGCGCCGGGTTCGGGGAGGCGCGGGGCGTGTGGGCCTCGCCCGGGGACTCGCTGGTGCTGGCCCTGAAGTAG
- a CDS encoding amino acid ABC transporter ATP-binding protein, with product MTAMVKAEGVHKSYGSVEVLKGIDLEVAPQEVFCLVGPSGSGKSTFLRCINHLEQINAGRLSVDGELVGYREKNGKLYELKDSEVARKRRDIGMVFQRFNLFPHMTAIENVMEAPVQVKGETKAVARARATRLLDRVGLSDKAGNYPSQLSGGQQQRVAIARALAMEPKLMLFDEPTSALDPELVGDVLDVMRGLAEDGMTMIVVTHEMGFAREVGDSLVFMDEGVVVEAGSPRDVLTNPQHDRTKSFLSKVL from the coding sequence ATGACCGCCATGGTGAAGGCCGAGGGCGTCCACAAGTCCTACGGCAGCGTCGAGGTCCTCAAGGGCATCGACCTGGAGGTCGCCCCGCAGGAGGTCTTCTGCCTGGTCGGCCCGTCCGGATCCGGCAAGTCGACGTTCCTGCGGTGCATCAACCACCTGGAGCAGATCAACGCCGGCCGGCTCTCGGTCGACGGCGAGCTCGTCGGCTACCGCGAGAAGAACGGCAAGCTCTACGAGCTCAAGGACAGCGAAGTCGCCCGGAAGCGCCGGGACATCGGCATGGTCTTCCAGCGCTTCAACCTGTTCCCGCACATGACGGCCATCGAGAACGTCATGGAGGCCCCGGTCCAGGTCAAGGGCGAGACGAAGGCCGTGGCACGCGCCCGCGCGACGCGTCTGCTCGACCGGGTCGGCCTCTCCGACAAGGCGGGGAACTACCCCTCGCAGCTCTCCGGCGGCCAGCAGCAGCGCGTCGCCATCGCCCGTGCGCTGGCGATGGAGCCGAAGCTGATGCTCTTCGACGAGCCGACCTCCGCACTCGACCCGGAGCTGGTGGGCGACGTCCTGGACGTCATGCGGGGCCTCGCCGAGGACGGCATGACGATGATCGTGGTCACCCATGAGATGGGCTTCGCCCGCGAGGTGGGCGACTCCCTGGTCTTCATGGACGAAGGTGTGGTCGTCGAGGCGGGCAGTCCGCGCGACGTGCTGACCAATCCGCAGCACGACAGGACGAAGTCGTTCCTGTCGAAGGTGCTGTAG
- a CDS encoding amino acid ABC transporter permease, which yields MTVDVSKTDGPADTPPPAAGPEAIVAVPVRHPGRYVSAVVAIGLLVAIVYAFSQGKINWGTIPDYFFNDRIVTGVWKTLELTVLSMAIGIAGGLLLAVMRMSKNPVTSSIAWGYIWFFRGTPVLVQLFVWFNLGLVFEYINLGPLYKDYWASFMTPLLTALLGLGLNEAAYMAEICRAGLLAVDEGQTEASHALGMSHSKTLRRIVIPQAMRVIVPPTGNEVINMLKTTSLVSAVQFLDLFKVAQDIGQTSGAPVEMFFLAAAWYLVLTSIFSVGQYYLERYYARGSTRALPPTPLQRLRSAVGRSKGAAA from the coding sequence GTGACTGTTGACGTCAGCAAGACGGACGGCCCCGCCGACACTCCGCCACCCGCTGCCGGACCGGAGGCCATCGTGGCCGTCCCGGTCCGGCACCCGGGGCGCTATGTGTCCGCGGTCGTCGCGATCGGCCTCCTCGTGGCGATCGTCTACGCCTTCTCGCAGGGCAAGATCAACTGGGGCACCATCCCCGACTACTTCTTCAACGACCGGATCGTCACCGGCGTGTGGAAGACCCTCGAACTGACCGTGCTCTCCATGGCCATCGGCATCGCGGGCGGTCTGCTGCTCGCCGTGATGCGGATGTCCAAGAACCCGGTGACCAGCTCCATCGCCTGGGGCTACATCTGGTTCTTCCGCGGCACCCCGGTCCTGGTCCAGCTCTTCGTCTGGTTCAACCTGGGCCTGGTCTTCGAGTACATCAACCTCGGCCCGCTCTACAAGGACTACTGGGCCAGCTTCATGACGCCGCTGCTGACGGCGCTGCTCGGACTCGGGCTGAACGAGGCCGCGTACATGGCCGAGATCTGCCGCGCCGGTCTGCTCGCGGTCGACGAGGGCCAGACCGAGGCCTCCCACGCGCTCGGCATGAGCCACTCCAAGACCCTGCGCCGGATCGTGATCCCGCAGGCGATGCGAGTGATCGTGCCGCCGACGGGCAACGAAGTCATCAACATGCTGAAGACCACCTCGCTGGTCTCGGCGGTGCAGTTCCTCGACCTGTTCAAGGTGGCGCAGGACATCGGGCAGACATCAGGGGCGCCGGTGGAGATGTTCTTCCTCGCCGCCGCCTGGTACTTGGTGCTGACCTCGATCTTCAGCGTCGGCCAGTACTACCTGGAGCGGTACTACGCGCGCGGCTCGACCCGCGCCCTGCCGCCCACCCCGCTCCAGCGCCTGCGCTCGGCCGTGGGACGTTCGAAGGGAGCGGCCGCATGA
- a CDS encoding ABC transporter substrate-binding protein, protein MTASTTRRTTAQKSRIAAVGAIAVAGALLLTACGDQTKSDDTKSSSSAKTGTAADLLPADIKAKGKIMVGSDIAYAPVESTDASGKTVGIDPDIADALGKQLGVKFEFQNGKFADLIAGLAAKRYDIAMSAMTDTKDRQNGVDSDTKKKVGAGVDFVDYFTAGVSIYTNKGANSGIKTWDDLCGKSIGVQTATFSQDLAKAQAKKCTAAGKKTVKIEDFPTNPEAETRMRSKGVDAVSADFPIAAYSVKNSGGGKYFEIVGDQVEAGPYGIALAKGNDKLRDAIQAALQAIIKNGEYDKIISKWGVEEGANHDAKINGGS, encoded by the coding sequence ATGACCGCAAGCACCACCCGCCGTACGACCGCACAGAAGTCCCGTATAGCCGCGGTCGGCGCGATCGCGGTCGCCGGCGCCCTGCTGCTGACCGCCTGTGGCGACCAGACGAAGAGCGACGACACCAAGTCCTCGTCCTCCGCGAAGACCGGCACGGCCGCCGACCTGCTCCCGGCCGACATCAAGGCCAAGGGCAAGATCATGGTCGGCTCCGACATCGCGTACGCGCCGGTCGAGTCGACGGACGCCTCCGGCAAGACGGTCGGTATCGACCCGGACATCGCCGACGCCCTCGGCAAGCAGCTCGGCGTGAAGTTCGAGTTCCAGAACGGCAAGTTCGCCGACCTCATCGCCGGTCTCGCCGCCAAGCGGTACGACATCGCCATGTCGGCCATGACGGACACCAAGGACCGTCAGAACGGCGTCGACAGCGACACCAAGAAGAAGGTCGGCGCGGGCGTCGACTTCGTCGACTACTTCACCGCCGGTGTCTCGATCTACACCAACAAGGGTGCCAACAGCGGCATCAAGACGTGGGACGACCTCTGCGGCAAGTCGATCGGTGTGCAGACCGCCACCTTCTCGCAGGACCTCGCGAAGGCCCAGGCCAAGAAGTGCACCGCGGCCGGCAAGAAGACCGTCAAGATCGAGGACTTCCCGACCAACCCCGAGGCCGAGACGCGCATGCGCTCCAAGGGCGTCGACGCGGTCTCCGCGGACTTCCCGATCGCCGCGTACTCGGTGAAGAACTCCGGCGGCGGCAAGTACTTCGAGATCGTCGGCGACCAGGTCGAGGCGGGCCCGTACGGGATCGCGCTCGCCAAGGGCAACGACAAGCTGCGGGACGCCATCCAGGCCGCCCTGCAGGCGATCATCAAGAACGGTGAGTACGACAAGATCATCTCGAAGTGGGGCGTCGAAGAGGGCGCCAACCACGACGCGAAGATCAACGGCGGTTCCTGA
- a CDS encoding NAD(P)-dependent malic enzyme has translation MAAEIVNPRTDSTTEEPFDAAFALHRGGKMAVQATVPVRDTADLSLAYTPGVAKVCSAIAENPELVHDYTWKSNVVAVVTDGTAVLGLGDIGPEASLPVMEGKAILFKQFGGVDAVPIALATTDVDEIVETVVRLAPSFGGVNLEDISAPRCFEIEKRLQEELDIPVFHDDQHGTAVVTLAALRNASVLTGRSLGQLRAVISGAGAAGVAIAKILIEAGIGDVAVCDRKGIVSADRDDLTAIKREVAGFTNKAGLVGPLETALKGADVFIGVSGGTVPEPAVASMAEGAFIFAMANPNPEIHPDIAHKYAAVVATGRSDFPNQINNVLAFPGIFAGALQVRASRITEGMKLAAAEALAAVVADELSAECVIPSPFDERVAPAVTAAVAAAARAEGVARR, from the coding sequence ATGGCAGCGGAGATCGTCAATCCTCGCACCGACAGCACCACAGAAGAACCTTTTGATGCGGCCTTCGCGCTGCACCGCGGCGGCAAGATGGCCGTGCAGGCCACCGTGCCGGTGCGCGACACGGCCGACCTGTCCCTCGCGTACACCCCCGGTGTCGCCAAGGTGTGCAGCGCGATCGCGGAGAACCCGGAGCTCGTCCACGACTACACCTGGAAGTCCAATGTCGTCGCCGTCGTGACGGACGGGACGGCCGTGCTGGGGCTCGGGGACATCGGCCCGGAGGCGTCCCTCCCCGTGATGGAGGGGAAGGCGATCCTCTTCAAGCAGTTCGGCGGCGTGGACGCGGTGCCGATCGCGCTCGCGACCACGGACGTCGACGAGATCGTCGAGACCGTGGTGCGCCTCGCCCCGTCCTTCGGGGGTGTCAACCTCGAGGACATCTCGGCGCCGCGCTGCTTCGAGATCGAGAAGCGGCTCCAGGAGGAGCTGGACATTCCGGTCTTCCACGACGACCAGCACGGCACGGCCGTCGTGACGCTGGCGGCCCTGCGCAACGCGTCGGTGCTGACCGGGCGTTCGCTCGGCCAGCTGCGCGCGGTCATCTCGGGCGCGGGTGCGGCGGGTGTCGCCATCGCGAAGATCCTGATCGAGGCCGGCATCGGCGATGTCGCGGTGTGCGACCGCAAGGGCATCGTCTCGGCCGACCGCGACGACCTCACCGCCATCAAGCGCGAGGTCGCGGGCTTCACCAACAAGGCGGGCCTGGTCGGTCCGCTGGAGACGGCGCTCAAGGGCGCGGACGTCTTCATCGGAGTCTCCGGCGGTACGGTGCCGGAGCCGGCGGTGGCGTCGATGGCGGAGGGCGCGTTCATCTTCGCGATGGCCAACCCGAACCCGGAGATTCACCCCGATATCGCCCACAAGTACGCGGCGGTCGTGGCCACGGGCCGCTCCGACTTCCCGAACCAGATCAACAACGTGCTGGCCTTCCCGGGCATCTTCGCGGGTGCGCTGCAGGTGCGGGCGTCGCGTATCACCGAGGGCATGAAGCTCGCTGCGGCGGAGGCCCTGGCGGCGGTCGTCGCGGACGAGCTGAGCGCGGAGTGCGTGATCCCGTCGCCGTTCGACGAGCGGGTTGCGCCGGCGGTCACCGCGGCTGTGGCTGCGGCGGCCCGCGCGGAGGGCGTTGCACGCAGGTAG